Proteins from one Phaenicophaeus curvirostris isolate KB17595 chromosome 18, BPBGC_Pcur_1.0, whole genome shotgun sequence genomic window:
- the HRH3 gene encoding histamine H3 receptor produces MEGAGAPNGSAGTERIAAARTAALGALMALLIAVTVAGNALVMLAFVADSSLRTQNNFFLLNLAISDFLVGAFCIPLYVPYVLTGRWIFGRSLCKLWLVVDYLLCTSSVFNIVLISYDRFLSVTRAVAYRAQQGNTKQAVLKMVMVWVLAFLLYGPAIISWEYISGQSIIPSGECYAEFFYNWYFLMTASALEFFTPFISVMFFNLSIYLNIQKRTKIRLDIFHEVHGQTFTEEMEISPEAKLCLKCCKWEQKQPAETLDPSRSKAQAAASTTSQDAKDLLSTSSESSGKPKYCNKKSCKNLPSTPSLEKRMKIVSQSMTQCFRLSRDKKVAKSLAIIVGIFGICWAPYTLLMIIRAGCHGHCISDFWYETSFWLLWINSAVNPVLYPLCHNSFRRAFIKLLCPKKLKAQHHNPIQNCWK; encoded by the exons ATGGAGGGCGCGGGGGCGCCGAACGGCTCCGCGGGCACCGAGCGGATCGCGGCGGCGAGGACGGCGGCGCTGGGAGCGCTCATGGCTCTGCTCATCGCCGTCACCGTGGCCGGCAACGCGCTGGTGATGCTGGCCTTCGTGGCGGACTCCAGCCTGCGCACCCAGAACAACTTCTTTCTCCTCAACCTGGCCATCTCGGATTTTCTAGTAG GTGCCTTCTGCATCCCCTTGTACGTGCCCTACGTGCTGACGGGGAGATGGATTTTCGGGAGAAGCCTCTGCAAACTCTGGCTGGTAGTTGATTACCTGCTCTGCACCTCCTCGGTCTTCAACATCGTGCTGATTAGCTATGACAGATTCCTGTCGGTGACAAGAGCG GTTGCCTACAGAGCCCAGCAAGGCAACACCAAGCAAGCGGTGCTGAAGATGGTGATGGTGTGGGTGTTAGCGTTCCTGCTTTATGGACCTGCCATTATCAGCTGGGAATACATATCAGGCCAGAGTATCATACCCAGTGGGGAATGCTACGCTGAATTTTTCTACAACTGGTATTTTCTCATGACAGCCTCTGCGCTGGAGTTTTTCACTCCTTTCATCAGCGTAATGTTTTTCAACCTGAGCATTTACCTGAACATACAGAAGCGTACCAAAATCCGCCTGGATATTTTCCATGAAGTACACGGCCAGACCTTCACTGAAGAGATGGAAATAAGCCCAGAAGCAAAGCTTTGTTTGAAATGCTGTAAGTGGGAGCAGAAGCAGCCAGCTGAAACCCTCGACCCCTCTAGGAGCAAAGCTCAAGCAGCAGCCTCCACTACCAGCCAGGATGCCAAAGACCTGCTGTCAACAAGCTCTGAGAGCTCTGGGAAGCCCAAGTATTGCAACAAAAAGAGCTGTAAAAATTTACCATCCACTCCGTCCTTAGAGAAACGGATGAAGATAGTGTCCCAGAGTATGACTCAATGCTTCAGGCTCTCTAGAGACAAGAAAGTGGCTAAATCACTGGCAATTATCGTTGGCATTTTCGGGATTTGCTGGGCACCATACACTCTCCTGATGATCATCCGCGCTGGCTGCCATGGCCACTGCATCTCTGACTTCTGGTATGAGACTTCTTTTTGGCTGCTGTGGATCAACTCGGCTGTCAACCCTGTCCTATACCCTCTCTGCCACAACAGCTTCAGAAGAGCTTTTATTAAACTCCTCTGTCCCAAGAAGCTAAAGGCTCAACATCACAATCCCATTCAGAACTGCTGGAAGTGA